The following is a genomic window from Nitrospirota bacterium.
GCATAGCCGCCAGTAGGAAAAACCGAAGGTCCCGAGATGTAGAGGTTGGATATCCCGTGGACCCTGCAATTCTCGTCCACTACCCCCTTCTTAGGATCAGTATGCAT
Proteins encoded in this region:
- a CDS encoding GMC family oxidoreductase, with the protein product MHTDPKKGVVDENCRVHGISNLYISGPSVFPTGGYANPALTTVALAVRLADYLKKKCHNES